The proteins below are encoded in one region of Oncorhynchus tshawytscha isolate Ot180627B linkage group LG04, Otsh_v2.0, whole genome shotgun sequence:
- the htr1aa gene encoding 5-hydroxytryptamine (serotonin) receptor 1A a — translation MDFINNGSENNNTTTAFPDVVDVIPEWGDNDKEKGSRSVPEVELSYQVITSLLLGALILCSIFGNACVVAAIALERSLQNVANYLIGSLAVTDLMVSVLVLPMAALYQVLNKWTLGQEICDIFISLDVLCCTSSILHLCAIALDRYWAITDPIDYVNKRTPRRAVLLISVTWLIGFSISIPPMLGWRKAEDRANPDACTISQDPGYTIYSTFGAFYIPLILMLVLYGRIFKAARFQVWKTVKKSEKAKVSDKCLAVSPAIFHKKINVEAGGKNWKHSVEPTSKPSCVNGAVNHGENCESLEIIEVTNNSKNHLPLPNTPQSSQEVENRNEKNAEAKRKIALARERKTVKTLGIIMGTFIFCWLPFFIVALVLPFCADSCYMPEWLGAVINWLGYSNSLLNPIIYAYFNKDIQSAFKKIIKCKFHRQ, via the coding sequence ATGGATTTTATCAATAACGGCAGTGAAAATAACAATACGACCACAGCCTTTCCCGATGTTGTGGATGTCATTCCAGAGTGGGGTGACAATGACAAAGAAAAGGGGTCTAGAAGTGTTCCCGAGGTGGAGCTGAGTTACCAGGTGATCACCTCTCTGCTGCTCGGCGCGCTCATCCTCTGTTCCATATTCGGCAACGCGTGCGTTGTCGCGGCCATCGCGCTGGAGAGGTCTCTCCAGAACGTGGCCAACTATCTGATCGGCTCGTTAGCCGTCACGGACCTCATGGTATCAGTTCTGGTACTACCCATGGCGGCCCTCTACCAAGTCCTGAACAAATGGACTCTGGGACAGGAGATATGTGATATTTTCATCTCTCTGGACGTGTTGTGCTGCACGTCGTCCATTTTGCATCTGTGCGCAATTGCCCTGGACAGGTACTGGGCTATCACAGACCCCATAGACTATGTGAACAAACGGACACCCAGGCGAGCGGTGCTGCTGATCAGCGTGACTTGGCTGATTGGGTTCTCAATCTCCATCCCGCCCATGCTAGGCTGGAGGAAAGCCGAGGACAGGGCGAACCCGGACGCCTGCACCATCAGCCAGGACCCGGGCTACACCATCTACTCCACGTTCGGAGCTTTTTACATCCCGCTTATCCTCATGCTGGTCCTCTACGGGCGGATATTCAAGGCAGCCAGGTTCCAGGTTTGGAAAACTGTGAAGAAATCGGAAAAGGCAAAAGTGTCGGACAAGTGCTTGGCCGTGTCGCCGGCTATTTTCCACAAGAAGATCAACGTAGAGGCGGGGGGAAAGAACTGGAAACACAGTGTGGAACCTACATCCAAGCCTTCGTGCGTAAACGGCGCGGTGAACCACGGGGAGAACTGCGAGTCGTTGGAGATCATAGAAGTTACCAACAATTCTAAGAACCACCTGCCTCTCCCCAACACTCCACAGTCCTCACAAGAGGTTGAGAACAGGAACGAAAAGAACGCTGAGGCTAAGAGGAAAATAGCTCTGGCCAGGGAGCGGAAAACGGTAAAGACGCTCGGTATCATCATGGGGACTTTTATTTTCTGCTGGCTACCGTTTTTCATCGTGGCGCTGGTCTTGCCTTTCTGTGCGGATAGCTGTTACATGCCAGAGTGGCTGGGTGCCGTCATCAACTGGCTGGGCTATTCGAACTCTCTCCTAAACCCGATCATTTATGCCTACTTTAACAAAGACATCCAAAGTGCTttcaaaaaaattataaaatGCAAATTCCATAGACAGTGA